In the Numida meleagris isolate 19003 breed g44 Domestic line chromosome 5, NumMel1.0, whole genome shotgun sequence genome, one interval contains:
- the ITGB6 gene encoding integrin beta-6 codes for MGIELLCLFFLFLQRNNDVQGTCSQESGVTCEDCLLSGPHCAWCFQENYTDSAGIHGRCDTPENLLSKGCQLNLIEFPISEVEIHRNKPLTVAAQKDNSDVTQVSPQKLTLRLRPGHEETIQIKVRQSEDYPIDLYYLMDLSASMDDDLNTIKELGSTLSKEMSKLTSNFRLGFGSFVEKPVSPFIKTTAEEINNPCRSVPYECLPTFGYKHVLSLTNDAERFNEIVKGQRISANIDTPEGGFDAIMQAAVCKEKIGWRNDSLHLLVFVSDADSHFGMDSKLAGIVIPNDGNCHLDHNNEYSMSTILEYPTIGQLIDKLVQNNVLVIFAVTNEQVHTYENYAKLIPGATVGRLQADSGNILQLIIAAYQELRSEVELEVFGDTEGLDLSFTAICNNGTFFPHQRKCSHVKVGDTVSFNVTISLPTCDKTTRHVVIKPVGLSDMLEMEILPQCSCSCQAKAERNSSKCNEGKGSFECGVCICHPGYMGPHCECDENTLSTGSCKGSVEQSSCSGRGSCYCGHCVCHPSTYGRVYGAHCECDDFSCVRHRGLQCGGNGDCDCGECVCHSGWTGEYCNCTTDTSSCISEDGTLCSGRGECICGSCVCTHPGASGQTCEKCPLCGDPCSSRRSCVECHLASDDKLQGECSEKCKSVDATVSTAEDFSEDKSIPCSLQGENECITTFLLAVDEQGKTVIHSIKQKDCPQLPNIPMIMVGVTLAILLIGIVLLCIWKLLVSVQDRKEVAKFEAEKSKVKWQTETNPLYRGSTSTFKNVTYKNQEKQKGAMAADFY; via the exons ATGGGGATTGAATTGCTTTGCctctttttcctatttctgcaaagaaataatGATGTGCAAG GGACCTGTTCTCAGGAAAGTGGAGTGACTTGTGAAGACTGTTTGCTTTCCGGACCACACTGTGCTTGGTGTTTCCAAGAG AATTACACAGACTCAGCTGGAATTCATGGGAGGTGTGATACCCCAGAAAACCTTTTGTCAAAAGGATGCCAGTTGAATTTGATTGAATTTCCCATTTCAGAAGTGGAAATTCACAGAAACAAGCCGCTAACTGTAGCAGCCCAGAAGGACAATTCCGATGTCACACAGGTTTCTCCTCAGAAATTAACTCTCAGGCTGCGACCAG GACATGAAGAAACAATCCAGATCAAGGTTCGGCAAAGCGAAGATTATCCAATTGATCTCTATTACCTCATGGATCTTTCAGCTTCCATGGATGATGACCTGAATACAATAAAAGAATTAGGCTCAActctttccaaagaaatgtCAAAACTGACAAGCAACTTCAGATTGGGTTTTGGATCTTTTGTTGAAAAACCCGTTTCACCATTTATCAAAActacagctgaagaaataaacaatCCTTGCAG AAGTGTACCATATGAGTGCTTGCCCACCTTTGGATACAAGCATGTTTTGTCACTGACAAATGATGCCGAAAGATTCAATGAAATTGTGAAAGGACAACGAATCTCTGCTAATATAGATACTCCAGAGGGAGGATTTGATGCAATTATGCAGGCAGCTGTTTGCAAG gaaaaaattgGATGGAGGAATGACTCCCTGCATTTGCTGGTGTTTGTGAGTGATGCTGATTCCCACTTTGGGATGGACAGTAAGCTGGCAGGAATTGTTATTCCTAATGATGGGAACTGCCATTTGGATCACAATAATGAATATTCCATGTCAACTATTCTG gaGTATCCCACAATTGGACAATTAATTGACAAACTTGTCCAAAACAATGTTTTAGTAATTTTTGCTGTAACGAATGAACAAGTTCACACATATGAG aactATGCAAAGCTCATTCCTGGAGCTACTGTTGGCCGACTGCAGGCGGATTCTGGAAATATTCTCCAGCTGATCATTGCTGCATATCAG GAGCTGAGGTCCGAAGTAGAGCTGGAGGTCTTTGGGGACACAGAAGGACTCGATCTCTCTTTCACTGCCATCTGTAACAATGGGACCTTTTTTCCACATCAGAGGAAATGCTCTCATGTGAAAGTGGGAGACACA gtCTCTTTCAATGTGACCATAAGTCTGCCCACTTGTGATAAAACCACCAGGCACGTTGTGATAAAACCAGTGGGCCTCAGCGACATGCTGGAAATGGAAATCCTTCcccagtgcagctgcagctgccaggccAAGGCTGAGAGGAACAGCTCGAAATGCAATGAGGGAAAAGGCTCTTTTGAGTGTGGAGTGTGCATCTGCCACCCTGGGTACATGGGTCCACACTGTGAGTGTGATGAGAATACCCTCAGCACGGGATCCTGCAAGGGCTCCGTggagcagagctcctgcagcgGGAGAGGCAGCTGCTATTGCGGGCATTGCGTTTGCCACCCATCCACGTATGGAAGAGTTTATGGGGCACACTGTGAGTGTGATGACTTCTCGTGTGTGAGACACAGAGGGCTTCAGTGTGGAG GCAATGGAGACTGTGACTGTGGTGAATGCGTGTGCCACAGTGGATGGACTGGTGAATACTGTAATTGCACAACTGACACCAGCTCCTGCATTTCTGAGGATGGAACGCTGTGCAGCGGGAGAGGAGAATGCATCTGTGGGtcatgtgtgtgcacacatcCAGGGGCTTCGGGCCAAACGTGTGAAAAATGCCCTCTGTGTGGCGACCCTTGCAGTTCCAGACG GAGCTGTGTGGAATGTCATTTGGCTTCTGATGACAAGCTGCAGGGGGAATGCAGCGAAAAATGCAAATCAGTTGATGCAACTGTCAGCACTGCGGAGG ATTTTTCAGAGGATAAATCCATTCCTTGCTCTTTGCAGGGGGAAAACGAATGTATAACCACTTTTCTGCTGGCTGTGGATGAACAGGGCAAGACAGTCATTCACAGCATAAAGCAAAAAG ATTGCCCACAGCTTCCAAATATCCCAATGATAATGGTGGGTGTCACCCTTGCTATCCTTCTGATTGGCATTGTTTTACTTTGTATATGGAAATTGCTGGTGTCGGTTCAAGACCGAAAAGAAGTAGCCAAGtttgaagcagaaaaatcaaaagttaAATGGCAAACG gaaACAAACCCACTGTACAGAGGTTCAacaagcacttttaaaaatgtaacttaCAAGAACCAAGAGAAGCAAAAAGGGGCCATGGCTGCAGACTTCTATTAG